From one Planococcus citri chromosome 3, ihPlaCitr1.1, whole genome shotgun sequence genomic stretch:
- the LOC135842085 gene encoding uncharacterized protein LOC135842085 isoform X1 — MKMLKTVNNLHFREKLEKPRFKSYINRTSRIIFKDQTPGESTSVAAKVLETASCGKNLRTKNTIKPAGTLKKKYLFFNSPAVTQLHRTPSPSKYASFTDISKLSEMRETSESAYSSFENSKSDLISNNSMSRNNNIKTYDLSVDDYNPEGARKSSFHLRSPKKTLHQVIQPSFTIDDLKIDTGELSSCDFSFTLPKIRTENYPAMSTTAPKAPDSLKNDYLSSHNDQMFCLSETRRNEIFSWILSSNRSNRDDISSMKCSDDGENSIDFSSLKYEAQTVADILFENYCGSDDDLQTDNSTLLPMPTPGAAKSHCQTFIDSSFDSVDNQLDSDLDGNLCSRSRADNERSLPYGKRERQIQWHTCPDSLESALTTEAEKLNEIKNYL; from the exons atgaaaatgttaaaaactgTAAATAATCTGCATTTTCGAGAAAAGTTGGAGAAACCTCGGTTCAAAAGCTACATAAACAGAACCTCaagaatcattttcaaagatcAAACTCCCGGAGAAAGTACTTCAGTTGCTGCTAAAGTATTAGAAACTGCTTCCTGTGGTAAAAACCTACGtacaaaaaatacgataaaGCCCGCTGGTACATTGAAGAAGAAATATTTATTCTTCAACAGCCCTGCAGTCACACAACTTCATCGAACTCCGAGTCCGAGTAAATATGCTTCGTTCACTGATATCTCAAAACTCAGTGAAATGCGCGAAACTTCGGAATCAGCGTATTCGTCGTTTGAAAATTCGAAGAGTGATTTGATATCAAATAATAGCATGTCAAGAAATAATAATATCAAGACGTACGATCTTTCGGTAGACGATTACAATCCCGAAGGTGCACGGAAGTCTTCGTTTCATCTTAGAAGTCCGAAGAAAACTTTGCATCAAGTCATCCAGCCGTCATTTACAATAGATGACTTGAAGATCGACACCGGTGAACTTTCATCTTGTGACTTTTCATTTACGTTGCCTAAAATTAGAACAGAAAATTATCCAGCAATGAGTACAACGGCGCCGAAAGCTCCTGACTCGTTGAAGAATGATTATCTTTCTTCACACAACGATCAGATGTTTTGCTTATCAGAAACTCGtcgaaacgaaattttttcatggataTTGTCAAGTAATCGAAGTAACCGCGATGATATTAGTTCCATGAAGTGTAGTGACGATGGCGAAAACTCAATTGATTTTTCCTCATTAAAGTACGAGGCGCAAACTGTGG caGACATTTTGTTTGAGAATTACTGTGGCAGTGATGATGATTTACAAACTGATAACTCTACGTTGTTGCCTATGCCTACTCCCGGAGCAGCGAAATCTCATTGTCAGACCTTCATTGATAGTTCATTTGATTCAGTTGACAACCAACTTGATTCAGACCTTGATGGTAATCTATGTTCACGCTCACGCGCAGACAATGAAAGAAGTTTACCCTATG GAAAAAGAGAAAGACAAATTCAGTGGCACACCTGTCCTGATTCTTTAGAATCTGCTTTAACGACAGAAGCggaaaaactgaatgaaataaagaattatttataa
- the LOC135842079 gene encoding neprilysin-11-like: MKEKCMIRLSSAGVFSLLLIPLLTVSGSTVIRTKTKSVCKSKECLAAAKNLEDSINTDVEPCDDFYQYACGNWPKNNENTIFPIPFSAIQARNIQNEKEILEFLEQNNDKNEPEAVHKARQLYSLCLNRKSYNGIQPLKQILSKIGLPVFPSPTQENAKFDYISATAKAARIAGIKMFFDISVDVNPYNHSVNTIWLSKPSAELDPNSMPLIGNPVAVKRDTQPIQEIDFMEKVMEKMCVIALSSNCATKDENLKMKILNHNLERAVVIEKARIKFNSSYIPTFYTLEQLQNVTDDIANEAQSTIPMLNWTRFLEEMFDGIENVTLDLRNTSNFRIVIHEMSFIKDMIKLIHRRTTKDLEYGLWWKVVSTLLPYADFDTFKSKISVDTPITQVKRCSKIVTSAFGMAISHMYSQKENIVKAKIEVEDMLKHIKESYRQIFQQSSWMDQKTKEKSLKKLASIKSLVAYPNSTELSRILNELYGNVKITSSFLGTMVTKIQDQVKEDLSRLNRINNSTTKNWPVPPAYVNAFYSPLDNLITIPAALLGPPLYIDSLKALIYGSIGSVVGHELTHGFDHSGRRYNENGELENWWNNETLAKYKEKSKCFLKAYDTYNTTFMGIDQKVNSTLTLAEDISDNAGFREALFAYRSYVSEKGQELPLHHFETFTAEQLFTLGFANFWCESPTLISAYLIDFMDHSPSEVRINGVFKNSQEFANIWNCPEGSNMNPSSKKCTLW, from the exons ATGAAAGAGAAATGTATGATTCGATTATCAAGTGCGGGGGTTTTTTCGTTACTCCTTATTCCTC TATTAACCGTATCAGGGTCGACTGTTATTAGAACTAAAACGAAATCAGTTTGTAAATCGAAGGAATGTCTCGCAGCAG caaaaaacctGGAAGATTCGATAAACACAGACGTGGAACCATGCGACGATTTTTACCAATATGCTTGTGGAAATTGGccgaaaaataatgaaaatacgatttttccAATACCATTCAGCGCAATTCAAGCGAGGAATATCCAGAACGAAAAAGAAATATTGG AGTTTCTAGAACAGAATAACGATAAAAACGAACCCGAAGCTGTCCATAAAGCCAGACAATTGTATTCGCTCTGCTTAAATCGAA aatcgtACAACGGAATTCAACCACTGAAACAAATCCTATCAAAAATCGGTTTACCAGTTTTCCCTTCGCCAACGcaagaaaatgcaaaatttgactaCATCAGCGCTACAGCCAAAGCAGCTAGAATAGCCGGCATCAAGATGTTCTTTGATATTTCAGTAGACGTTAATCCTTATAACCACAGCGTGAACACAATTTGGTTATCAAAACCATCAGCAGAATTGGATCCAAATTCAATGCCCTT AATCGGAAATCCAGTAGCAGTCAAGAGAGACACTCAACCAATACAGGAAATCGATTTCATGGAGAAAGTTATGGAGAAAATGTGCGTGATTGCATTGTCATCGAATTGTGCAacgaaagatgaaaatttgaaaatgaaaattttaaatcataattTAGAACGGgctgtg GTTATTGAGAAAGCTAGAATCAAATTCAATTCATCCTACATACCAACTTTCTACACACTGGAACAATTACAAAATGTAACAGATGATATTGCTAATGAAGCACAATCTACAATACCTATG CTGAATTGGACACGATTTCTAGAAGAAATGTTTGATGGGATTGAAAATGTCACGTTAGATCTGAGAAATAcatcaaattttcgaattgttATTCATGAAATGAGTTTTATTAAAGATATGATCAAACTCATTCACAGGAGAACCACAAAAGACCTAG AATATGGACTTTGGTGGAAAGTAGTTTCAACCCTCCTGCCATATGCCGATTTTGAcacttttaaatcaaaaatcagcGTTGATACGCCCATTACTCA aGTGAAAAGGTGCAGTAAAATCGTGACATCTGCGTTTGGAATGGCGATAAGTCATATGTACTCTCAAAAAGAGAATATAGTCAAAGCAAAAATCGAG GTGGAAGATATGCTCAAACACATAAAAGAAAGCTACAGACAAATATTCCAACAATCATCCTGGATGGATCAGAAAACtaaagaaaaatcattgaagaaATTAGCATCAATAAAGTCACTCGTTGCGTATCCGAATTCCACCGAACTATCACGTATTTTAAATGAACTATATGGAAAT gtgaaaattaCGAGTAGCTTTTTGGGTACGATGGTTACAAAGATTCAGGACCAAGTAAAGGAAGATTTGAGCAGATTAAATCGAATAAACAATTCCACGACAAAAAA tTGGCCAGTACCTCCGGCATACGTGAATGCATTTTATTCGCCGTTGGATAATTTGATAA cGATCCCAGCAGCATTACTAGGACCACCATTATACATCGACAGtttaaa AGCTTTGATTTACGGATCAATTGGATCAGTAGTAGGGCACGAATTGACTCATGGATTTGATCACTCTG GCAGAAGATATAACGAAAATGGAGAACTTGAGAACTGGTGGAATAATGAAACTTTAgcaaaatataaagaaaaatcgaaatgtttcCTGAAAGCTTACGATACTTATAACACAACATTTATGGGAATTGATCAAAAA GTCAATAGTACTTTAACATTGGCAGAAGATATCTCAGATAATGCAGGATTCAGAGAAGCATTATTCGCGTACAGGAGTTACGTATCCGAAAAAGGCCAAGAACTTCCTCtccatcattttgaaactttcactgCTGAGCAACTGTTCACTTTAGGATTCGCCAAT TTCTGGTGCGAAAGTCCTACACTCATTAGCGCTTACTTGATTGATTTTATGGACCATAGTCCTTCAGAAGTTCGCATTAatggagttttcaaaaactctcaAGAATTTGCCAATATCTGGAATTGTCCCGAAGGTAGCAATATGAATCCGTCTAGTAAAAAATGTACactttggtga
- the LOC135842085 gene encoding uncharacterized protein LOC135842085 isoform X2: protein MKMLKTVNNLHFREKLEKPRFKSYINRTSRIIFKDQTPGESTSVAAKVLETASCGKNLRTKNTIKPAGTLKKKYLFFNSPAVTQLHRTPSPSKYASFTDISKLSEMRETSESAYSSFENSKSDLISNNSMSRNNNIKTYDLSVDDYNPEGARKSSFHLRSPKKTLHQVIQPSFTIDDLKIDTGELSSCDFSFTLPKIRTENYPAMSTTAPKAPDSLKNDYLSSHNDQMFCLSETRRNEIFSWILSSNRSNRDDISSMKCSDDGENSIDFSSLKYEAQTVDILFENYCGSDDDLQTDNSTLLPMPTPGAAKSHCQTFIDSSFDSVDNQLDSDLDGNLCSRSRADNERSLPYGKRERQIQWHTCPDSLESALTTEAEKLNEIKNYL, encoded by the exons atgaaaatgttaaaaactgTAAATAATCTGCATTTTCGAGAAAAGTTGGAGAAACCTCGGTTCAAAAGCTACATAAACAGAACCTCaagaatcattttcaaagatcAAACTCCCGGAGAAAGTACTTCAGTTGCTGCTAAAGTATTAGAAACTGCTTCCTGTGGTAAAAACCTACGtacaaaaaatacgataaaGCCCGCTGGTACATTGAAGAAGAAATATTTATTCTTCAACAGCCCTGCAGTCACACAACTTCATCGAACTCCGAGTCCGAGTAAATATGCTTCGTTCACTGATATCTCAAAACTCAGTGAAATGCGCGAAACTTCGGAATCAGCGTATTCGTCGTTTGAAAATTCGAAGAGTGATTTGATATCAAATAATAGCATGTCAAGAAATAATAATATCAAGACGTACGATCTTTCGGTAGACGATTACAATCCCGAAGGTGCACGGAAGTCTTCGTTTCATCTTAGAAGTCCGAAGAAAACTTTGCATCAAGTCATCCAGCCGTCATTTACAATAGATGACTTGAAGATCGACACCGGTGAACTTTCATCTTGTGACTTTTCATTTACGTTGCCTAAAATTAGAACAGAAAATTATCCAGCAATGAGTACAACGGCGCCGAAAGCTCCTGACTCGTTGAAGAATGATTATCTTTCTTCACACAACGATCAGATGTTTTGCTTATCAGAAACTCGtcgaaacgaaattttttcatggataTTGTCAAGTAATCGAAGTAACCGCGATGATATTAGTTCCATGAAGTGTAGTGACGATGGCGAAAACTCAATTGATTTTTCCTCATTAAAGTACGAGGCGCAAACTGTGG ACATTTTGTTTGAGAATTACTGTGGCAGTGATGATGATTTACAAACTGATAACTCTACGTTGTTGCCTATGCCTACTCCCGGAGCAGCGAAATCTCATTGTCAGACCTTCATTGATAGTTCATTTGATTCAGTTGACAACCAACTTGATTCAGACCTTGATGGTAATCTATGTTCACGCTCACGCGCAGACAATGAAAGAAGTTTACCCTATG GAAAAAGAGAAAGACAAATTCAGTGGCACACCTGTCCTGATTCTTTAGAATCTGCTTTAACGACAGAAGCggaaaaactgaatgaaataaagaattatttataa
- the LOC135842049 gene encoding neprilysin-1-like, with the protein MAHFIHHFNLIFILTSTLIISVISGNKQICDSEECKQAAQYLKSSMNIRTRPCSNFHQYTCANWGRSHSQYVNVSQLRIDRHDLEILDYLNKKNNGTNEPKAIKKAKQVFSLCLRNDAFNGGRKSLNNALESITRIEKRAIMKDYSTAVAKASRLVGVHIFFEITVLPDPKNNTKNMIWILKPSRHRLLQGYFNPDLFEENTEKDDSPKKIYKNYLKMIEGPRLQSAPTIFTLQDLHYFSENISQQIHSSVPKFNWTRYIEEMFTDLDVSLDFNNPNKFWIAIDDLNFIKEMLTFIYELNNVEKIEYIIRQEVTKVLEIYTGKTEFEQFGQFAFNRRIDRSQSCIKLVSSLFPIALSYMYIKDDKYNEARFQIYDIFLHVQNSLEKIIRRVSWMDINTKERALKKLASIKSLVAYCKAAELTSIMDQLYEEVDITGNILETVIKLNKNAIEHNLKSVNRRNDPKTEKWFSSLSSSKLVYLPQRNTITIPASLIGIPYFYKDAHALKALNYGSIGFLIAREMIHGFDDLGREYNEKGNIENWWSRGTFQKYTEKAKCFIDADHEKYKKANSTSTLREDISDHGAFKIALFAYRNHIFENGDENLLTQFEGFTHEQLFTLGFAGVSNLCHYYSRKGTTWVHRFVEIEMSTLEWVGKKCRKILTTVSNVEFKVEQKIFSSDEGVPEAEGEKHRNYKKNVPA; encoded by the exons ATGGCACATTTCATTCaccattttaatttgatttttattttaacatCGACATTGATCATTTCGGTCATCTCAGGTAACAAACAAATTTGTGATTCGGAAGAATGCAAACAGGCAG CTCAATATTTGAAAAGTTCGATGAATATTAGAACGAGGCCTTGtagcaattttcatcaatatacGTGCGCAAATTGGGGAAGATCTCATTCGCAATATGTAAATGTTTCACAATTGAGAATTGATCGTcatgatttggaaattttag ATTACCTCAATAAAAAGAATAATGGTACGAATGAACCTAAAGCtattaaaaaagcaaaacaagTGTTCTCTTTATGCCTAAGaaatg aTGCCTTTAATGGTGGCAGAAAATCGCTTAATAATGCTCTCGAAAGCATTACTCGTATTGAAAAAAGAGCAATTATGAAAGATTATTCAACTGCAGTAGCAAAAGCTAGCAGATTAGTTggagttcatatttttttcgaaattactgTGTTACCTGATCCAAAgaataatacaaaaaatatgatttggattttgaaaccatcTCGTCACCGACTACTTCAAGGATACTTTAATCCTGACTT ATTTGAAGAAAATACGGAAAAGGATGACTCACcgaagaaaatttacaaaaattatctaaag ATGATCGAAGGACCTCGACTGCAATCTGCACCCACCATTTTTACGCTGCAAGATTTGcactatttttctgaaaatatttcacaacAAATTCATTCATCCGTTCCTAAG TTCAATTGGACCAGATATATCGAAGAGATGTTCACTGATTTAGATGTTTCATTGGATTTCAACAACCCTAACAAATTTTGGATCGCGATAGatgatttgaatttcatcaaagaaaTGTTGACATTCATTTACGAACTAAATAacgtggaaaaaattg AGTACATAATTCGACAAGAGGTCACGAAAGTGTTGGAAATTTACACAGGAAAGACAGAATTCGAACAGTTTGGTCAGTTTGCTTTTAATCGCCGAATCGATCg GAGTCAATCGTGTATTAAATTAGTTAGTTCATTATTCCCAATAGCACTCAGTTACATGTACATAAAAGATGACAAATACAACGAAGCAAGATTCCAA ATCTACGACATATTTCTTCATGTACAAAACAGTTTAGAAAAAATCATTAGACGAGTATCGTGGATGGATATAAATACTAAAGaaagagctttgaaaaaattggcatcgaTAAAATCTTTGGTTGCTTATTGTAAAGCTGCCGAACTGACTTCTATTATGGATCAGCTGTATGAGGAA GTCGATATAACTGGAAACATACTCGAAACTGtgatcaaattaaataaaaatgcaatCGAACATAATTTAAAATCAGTAAATCGTAGAAATGATCCAAAAACAGAAAA ATGGTTTTCATCATTATCATCTTCAAAATTAGTTTACCTACCGCAACGAAACACAATAA CTATTCCCGCCAGTTTAATAGGAATACCATATTTTTACAAGGATGCTCATGCTCTaaa AGCACTGAATTATGGATCAATTGGTTTCCTAATAGCTCGTGAAATGATTCATGGGTTTGATGATTTGG GAAGGGAATATAATGAAAAAGGGAACATTGAAAATTGGTGGTCAAGaggaacttttcaaaaatacacggAAAAAGCTAAATGTTTCATCGATGCTGATcacgaaaaatataaaaaa GCAAATAGCACATCAACATTAAGGGAAGACATTTCGGATCACGGAGCTTTTAAAATTGCCTTGTTTGCGTATAGAAATCATATCTTTGAAAACGGCGATGAAAATCTCCTCACGCAGTTTGAGGGCTTCACTCATGAACAACTGTTTACTTTAGGATTTGCTGGCGTAAGTAATTTGTGTCATTACTATTCAAGAAAAGGGACAACTTGGGTACATAGATTTGTGGAAATTGAGATGAGCACTTTAGAGtgggttggaaaaaaatgtcggaagATTTTAACCACAGTCAGTAATGTTGAGTttaaagttgaacaaaaaatttttagctccgaTGAAGGTGTCCCTGAAGCCGAAGGGGAGAAACACCGAAACTATAAGAAAAACGTACCTGCATAA
- the LOC135842085 gene encoding uncharacterized protein LOC135842085 isoform X3, with translation MRETSESAYSSFENSKSDLISNNSMSRNNNIKTYDLSVDDYNPEGARKSSFHLRSPKKTLHQVIQPSFTIDDLKIDTGELSSCDFSFTLPKIRTENYPAMSTTAPKAPDSLKNDYLSSHNDQMFCLSETRRNEIFSWILSSNRSNRDDISSMKCSDDGENSIDFSSLKYEAQTVADILFENYCGSDDDLQTDNSTLLPMPTPGAAKSHCQTFIDSSFDSVDNQLDSDLDGNLCSRSRADNERSLPYGKRERQIQWHTCPDSLESALTTEAEKLNEIKNYL, from the exons ATGCGCGAAACTTCGGAATCAGCGTATTCGTCGTTTGAAAATTCGAAGAGTGATTTGATATCAAATAATAGCATGTCAAGAAATAATAATATCAAGACGTACGATCTTTCGGTAGACGATTACAATCCCGAAGGTGCACGGAAGTCTTCGTTTCATCTTAGAAGTCCGAAGAAAACTTTGCATCAAGTCATCCAGCCGTCATTTACAATAGATGACTTGAAGATCGACACCGGTGAACTTTCATCTTGTGACTTTTCATTTACGTTGCCTAAAATTAGAACAGAAAATTATCCAGCAATGAGTACAACGGCGCCGAAAGCTCCTGACTCGTTGAAGAATGATTATCTTTCTTCACACAACGATCAGATGTTTTGCTTATCAGAAACTCGtcgaaacgaaattttttcatggataTTGTCAAGTAATCGAAGTAACCGCGATGATATTAGTTCCATGAAGTGTAGTGACGATGGCGAAAACTCAATTGATTTTTCCTCATTAAAGTACGAGGCGCAAACTGTGG caGACATTTTGTTTGAGAATTACTGTGGCAGTGATGATGATTTACAAACTGATAACTCTACGTTGTTGCCTATGCCTACTCCCGGAGCAGCGAAATCTCATTGTCAGACCTTCATTGATAGTTCATTTGATTCAGTTGACAACCAACTTGATTCAGACCTTGATGGTAATCTATGTTCACGCTCACGCGCAGACAATGAAAGAAGTTTACCCTATG GAAAAAGAGAAAGACAAATTCAGTGGCACACCTGTCCTGATTCTTTAGAATCTGCTTTAACGACAGAAGCggaaaaactgaatgaaataaagaattatttataa
- the LOC135842048 gene encoding uncharacterized protein LOC135842048, which yields MSNVMSTSSWSHEEPIAIALLEKKDLTFNHLKNGQIELAADQAEPGEYTKCTVDEMVGEWFFQDNTKLFPVIIQSENPVAFIFPPGSGKSSLAQLFESYASNSKSIVGAGSDKTKMNSFFETCWFALNNSSLYTKYRSNCAVVYIDFRNIVIEQNEQVFYRSLKVLMCAVWNKYAPEEFLLYERKHLKKDISAVCSLQRLVVSLLAQDRDVFVLLDSCDVVFNQLANLDRNRKDRTLSQLLLMFLQCPTETTLVKYIYLGVNPYFAVNNLRHNTDVYSIYVLLDVLPEKEEEYEENRRLVRECFSYSKESIEKACEHMKLENIDEIVERCTRVAEFSFNGFELINPYLATAYLTTLKSRSSYSVNIAPRSLWHEAIFTERDVDIIAKSLTNDTTAFSFPMLMSSTHILTSFSQDRRWFYNLFIYGGYFSGETINNNQDEHMIRASNQTTKLVLKYMLENIWKKKYQTFTMDNRQQSASNQRKRAGNRQKPAKDESGYKSKLRKRR from the exons ATGTCCAATGTGATGTCTACCAGCTCTTGGAGTCATGAAGAACCTATAGCAATAGCTCTACTAGAAAAGAAAGATCTCACATTTA ACCATCTGAAAAATGGACAAATCGAATTAGCCGCGGACCAAGCGGAACCTGGTGAATATACTA agtGTACAGTGGATGAAATGGTTGGAGAATGGTTCTTCCAAGATAATACAAAATTGTTTCCAGTCATCATACAGTCGGAAAATCCTGTGGCATTTATCTTCCCTCCTGGATCGGGGAAATCGAGCCTAGCGCAGCTTTTCGAATCGTATGCTTCGAATTCAAAATCTATCGTTGGTGCCGGTAGTGATaagacaaaaatgaattcattttttgagactTGTTGGTTCGCATTAAACAACTCTTCACTTTACACGAAATATCGAAGTAATTGCGCAGTCGTTTACATAGATTTTAGAAATATAGTGATTGAGCAGAACGAACAGGTGTTTTATCGgtctttaaaagttttgatgtGCGCGGTTTGGAATAAATACGCCCCGGAAGAATTTTTATTATACGAACGAAAACACTTGAAGAAAGATATAAGTGCAGTGTGTTCCTTGCAGCGTCTCGTTGTATCGCTTCTAGCCCAGGACAGAGACGTTTTTGTACTATTGGATTCGTGCGACGTGGTTTTTAACCAGCTCGCAAACCTTGACAGGAATCGGAAGGACAGAACATTATCGCAGTTACTCCTGATGTTTCTACAATGTCCAACTGAAACTACCCTCGTGAAGTATATTTACTTAGGAGTAAATCCTTATTTTGCTGTAAATAACCTAAGACACAATACTGACGTTTATTCAATTTATGTATTACTCGATGTGCTACCAGAAAAGGAAGAAGAATACGAGGAAAATAGACGCTTGGTTCGAGAATGTTTTTCCTATTCAAAAGAATCAATTGAAAAAGCATGCGAAcatatgaaattggaaaatatcgATGAAATAGTGGAGCGGTGTACTAGAGTTGCCGAATTTTCATTTAATGGCTTCGAGTTAATCAATCCCTATTTGGCAACCGCATATCTTACTACTCTAAAAAGCAGAAGTTCGTACAGTGTAAACATTGCGCCAAGATCTCTCTGGCACGAGGCTATTTTCACTGAGAGAGATGTTGATATTATTGCAAAGAGCTTAACTAATGACACCACCGCATTCTCGTTTCCTATGCTAATGTCCTCTACTCATATCTTGACATCGTTTTCACAAGACAGAAGGTGGTTTTATAATCTTTTTATCTACGGCGGATATTTTTCCGGTGAAACAATAAACAACAATCAAGATGAACATATGATACGGGCTTCAAACCAAACTACTAAACTAGTTCTGAAATATATGTtggaaaatatttggaaaaagaaataccAGACATTCACGATGGATAACCGTCAACAGTCTGCGAGTAACCAACGAAAGCGTGCCGGTAACCGACAAAAGCCTGCTAAAGACGAATCCGGATACAAATCAAAGCTAAGAAAAAGACGGTAG